Below is a genomic region from Silurus meridionalis isolate SWU-2019-XX chromosome 10, ASM1480568v1, whole genome shotgun sequence.
ACAAACACGAGATCATATGCACACCACGATCCATATGGGATTCATGTACTAGGTCTGGCTCAGTCTGGTTGCATTTGGAGAGACAGGCGGACATCATGTTAGGAAAACGGTGCTAACGGGGAGCTGCGCAGATAATAGCACGGAGCCTAGCGCCGGCCAGCTCGCCCCGTGAACGCGTTTCTCCGGGCACATCCGAACCTACACAATGGGAGTGAATCCATTGATGAACAGGCTACTGACCTCTTTCCGATCTTGCAGACACTCAAGCACGGCCAGGTTGTTGTTCCATGAATGTTTGGAGCACAGTCGGGTCACGTCGTCGCGGCAGGCCTCCTCTTCGGCCAGCTTCCAGCCGGTGGAGCTGCGGCGGGACTGAGAGGCCGCCGCTCCAGCCTTCGCCTCGGCTAGCCCGCCTCCGGTATTTTTGCCATCGTTGGCGTTCTCTCCTGCGTTCCCCTCGGCGTGGAGGCTTGGGGACTTCACTCCCTGAACAGGACGAATGCAAGCGGGAACGGCTAGGAGCAATAGAAGGAGCTGCACACGTCTACAAGCCGCCATCTTCGGTAAACCACCTACGCGTAGCTAGCCTACGGTAGCCGGACGCGAGTgatttgtgcgtgtgtgtgtgcgtgtaaaaGAGAGAGTGCACCAATGAGCCGCACGTTTTTCTTTTCAGCTACACACAAAACTGTGCCACGTCGTGGCTCGTACAGCAGTTACAGCTCCCTGGGTCCTCGATTAAAAACCCAATTGTGATCTTATCCTGTACAACTCATTTTCACACATTATTGAATAACAAGTTTTTCTTCAAATGCAACCCTCCCATGAACTACTGCAGAACAGAAGCACAGATTTcggttttaataatttaatataatataataccatTTTGTTGCACCCAGATCTGTAACATATCATATAACAATAATTACCTAGCTAGGTCACTAGGTATCATTAAAGTAATTCGATTCATATTAGAGAATTACACCTCAAATTAATTACATACAATTTAGCTGGTGAAAGTCCTTTAAAGGCCTggagcacacaaaaaaaacattgaaggaCTGGGATCTTACAATTGAATAGCTCATAATTTAAAGATATGTCTTCATTTTGACCGAAAAGCTGATTATGAAATGGTTTTGTATGAAGGTTTAAGttttggggaggtggtagcttagtgcttaagacattggactttggatcagaaggttgccagttcaaatcccagctgccAGTCCTAGGGCCCCTGAGCAATGCCCTTTGCCCTATAGCtgctcaagtcaagtcaagaggcttttattgtcatttctactatagaCAGTGGTACACAgaaaaaatgagacaacattcctccagaaccctggtgctacactaaaaaacatagagctacaaacacaacacaaagatacgtaaagtgcaaacagtgcagaggAAAaccagtacagacagacaacacaagacaaaacacaaaccttagatagcaccgaccagtaaacctactgtatactttgattatacagtactgtgcgtTGTacctcagttgtatgaataagattaATGTAAGTTActgtggataagggcatctgccatatgtaataagtaaaataaaatagtacatACAAATAAGATACAATTATTTTCACATTGTTATTACTGATATTTACCAacttgaaataaatacattaagaCATAGACCCAAAAATTTTGATGGATTTAGACAAAATAATGACAGCCCTTCAACTGATTCAACACTTTACAGTTTTCATAACACTCAAACTTCTAACCATAATAAGTAGCATGCCACCTCCAATCTCCTCGAGGTGTGTGTTGTGGTACCTCTACAACATACttaacatatacacacaatttttattttcccaTTTCAATGTTTTTGGTAATCACACTCTGTGAAAAAAACTCTTCCAGGAGTCAAAACAGTATACAGAATTATGATTCCTATATTTAGTGTTGGGGGCATGCATGTAGACTACATCACACCAAGATCGCCCCTCACCTTCTCTACAGATTGGACCAAGTCAATCCCaatcatattttacatattgCAAATTCTGTAAAGtagaaaatatttcatttcaatagAACACAAACTCCTTCCTGAAACCTTTTCCTACCTTCTACTATACAAACCTTACCAGGTTTACTTGACCAGGTTTGAGATGTTTGGTTAAAGATTATTTGCctgaaaaaagcaaaatacacAATACTAATTGTTTTTAGTtgatgaagaaaagaaatgccataaatagaaataaaaattaaactgcaataaaatgttatatatttattaagaagTACAATTAGagaacagtttaaaacaaacaaacaaacaaaaaaaaacaaaaacagatttacATATATTCACCACATATTCACAGACACAGGAAAATAAGAGGCATTTCTTTTTGTCgtatttttaaatgatgcatCATGTTGAAACGGGACCAATGTGACAAGAGTATGGAACTAAAAACAACACTTGAAAGacgatattttttttatgtattttcaaAGTGCAATAATGTCATATGACTGAGTGATGCTTTTTATAAACTGTTTATGAACTCAAAGCAAAAGTTGATAATTAATGGAAAATATTACACAGGGTATTTTCTGGGTATGAAAATTGAATACAGTAACTTGCATGCCCTGCCTTTATAATCCTTTCATCATAAAAAATATGCTTTGAAGACATTCACCTGATTTCAGTCAAATGTCATGACAAGTAAAATTAGACCACAGGGTCCTCACAAGGTCCAGCAACCACCACAGAAGCTGCAATCAAAAACTCGCTCTATCTAAGCCACTCTGTTCCCATTTATAGATCTTAATAATCTTCTCTGTTAGAGAAGCCAGGTAGTGTTCTTGGTTTGTCTCAAAAGGGCAGATGTCCATTACTGGTAGGTCTGCAGGAAGTTTCTGAAGCAAGGCTCCACTACTAGCATCCCacacctaaaataaaaaacaaaaaaacacaagatgTACATTAAAGTTCAATACAAATACCACTTACTAAAACTGTGCAAAACTTAACTTTTTACACACCATGGTAGAATTAGAGCCCTCATCTCCTGCACACACCAGAGTGGAATTTTTAGCAGGACTTTTAAACACTGCGTTTTTGGTGAGCAACTTGGACGATGAACCAGCAGTAAAAGTCTGGACGGGAGAACAGGAGCAGACAGGAGCCTGGGCAGCATCCTGATGAGGACTTCGGTTAAGCTCCATCAGAACACATCGCAAAGATGGGTTGGTGCGACCTGGAAGTCAACAGCATGTAGTCTTTAGTCTAGTATTTCCCAATTCTAGTCCTGAAACACTTGTTGCTTCTAAATATTAGTGGCTGTTTAGCAAGAATAGTAAAATGTACAGTGACCCAGAGTCTCTGAGATAATGCATGGTGAACCTTCATCTCCCCTTACCACTACTGACTCCTACCTGCTCATCAGAGATCTAACACATCAATATTCCTTAAGACAATGGttattaatattacaattataattgCACTAACTACAAAAAAAGGACACTTAGAATACCCCCTAGTGGTTCAAGGTGTTCCTGAAAATATACTAAACATGTACACTTCGATTCCTGCTATACTCAATCTACGTGGTAAAAAAAGGCGATCATGGTCTAAGAATACAATGTTTACATAAGACATTTTAGGATTCAGGTCACATTCTCACAGTGCTGCAtttaataatttcattaaatggAAATTTTCAAGCTTATTCAGTAAAACCCTGAAAAGTCTTGGATTATTTTGATTATAGAATAACAATCAATATTACACTGGTACTGGGGACACTCGTTTTTGGATAAGACCAGTGTCTAATAGTGCACAAAATAAACCACAAATATTGTTTTCAGGcctaaaaattaataattgcaAATATAGTACAAACAAACCCATAGTCCAAAGAGCCTAAATAATACTTTATCCCTAAATGCTCACCTGGTCTGTAGGTGACCAGACAATGTCTGCTTTCAGGTTCCACCTGAATGTCTGTGCAGCCTCCAGACTCTAAAGGCAGCATGTGCTGGCGATAATTGGTTCCATCCACCTGCTCCCAGAAACAACCTCCTTCAAGGGAACCAGCAATGATGCCCCCAGAGGGAAACACACTGGAGGCAGCACGGGGGAGGTAGGACAGGGATACCACTGGACAACTGTGCATAAAACAACCAGAAACAACTTAAACAAAACTTATaagtaatgaataaaagatGTAGTAAATGAAGGAACTTCAGCACTTGGGATAAATCAAAGCAAAAGTAGGTTGTAAGGACACAATCCTGACTCAATAACAAACCACACAATTACTGACTATACTCCAGAATCctggaacattttgaaatattttaaaatgtcacgTTCAAGGCCAGAGTGGTGCAACAATTCCAAAACCTAAATTTGGATATtgaaatgcattacaatatgtgcatttaaagaaaacaagtgagaatataataaaatacgcTGTAACAGTTACATACAACTAGGCCTCACCATATACCAGCTTGAAATTAATTGTCAATTATCTTTATGTAATGACTATAGGACAGAAATTTGACAGCTTAAAAATTTGACAGCATTTCAGGATGTAAATACACAGTTTTACGCTATTGGTTGAACTGCATACACGTGATCTGCTTGCCAACAGCGTCGCATGTGCATTCAGAGAAATTGCTTGACCTGAACAGTAGCAGGGCAAAATGAATGCAGCTGAAATTGTAACAAAAGTTTGAATAGCGGCTATACACGAGTTTAAAAGGGCTCATCATAGCGTTAGTGTCGTTACTGACATTGCACGCAACATGGAGTTGGCAGCAAGAGAAGCAAGGTTCCTTCCCAAGCAGGATTGAATGTTCCCAGTATTGGTTGATTGCTTGGTCGAGTGAGAAAAGTCGTGGCTTTCCTTCACTGCAGTGACAGATGTTTTTGCGGCAGAGCAAAAGATGCTCGAGATCGCATCACATTAGCTTATTATGGATGTTACTACATAGTGGGACAGCTCAATAGATATGCGTTACCGGCTATAAAGGCGACATTGATAGCGCCGACATTAGTGATGCCAGAGAAACAGTAAACCTACTTAAACCTCTGAAAAAGGTTTAATAAAACGATTGCCACCGTGTCAGTCATTCTGACTTTAAAATCTATGATTTTATGATACACTGGATAAGAAGAACTCCACAACTATAGCTAACATGAAGACAGCCACCCTCCAAAACGTCTCAGGCAGATACACATAGGTACATCTGGATTATCTTCTACAGAGTACTGCCTTGGACCACCGATTTAGATCATTGTCCCACTATGTCCTTATCAATGTGGAGGTTTCCCCATTTGAAGAACAAATTAAACCAGATACAGGTATGTCTGCAATACTAATCGTTAGATGAAAATGTAGATGCAAGCAAAATAACGTAAGTAACCTAAACAAAGCCTAAAGCTGTTTTGTTAAACATGCTTCAATAACagttttgttttgaattttgtctcttaaattgtatttatttaaaaaaaaaaaaaaaaaatttatatatgttttgaaaataaatttatttaaatccaCTCTTCTATTTactgtttttgttaaaaatagtGATTTTGTGAACATACGAGATATGTATCGAATTGTGAGCGAgtgtatcgttacacccctagttttgctgcatttttgttttataataggTTATTCAAAATGTGAAGCCTATaataagttttttcttttttaatggatTGAGAATACAAATAAGTGAAAATTAACAATGGTTACACGCACTATGTGCATCAGTGAGCAGTGCATCAGTCTAGCTCCAAAAGCAATTCTAAATGCTGATTTGCAAGGTATATCATGTAACGTGCACATGTTACAATGATttgtaaatacagtggaacctcgggttacgaatttaattcgttccggtactttattcgtaacctgaaaagttcgtatcccgatacaaatttccccataataatgaacagaaacttgatggtcgttctggacaaccaaaaatattaattaaataaaaataaagccaatattcactaatattatttacttttaacatgttatattaaaatcataccacataaaaacatacaaaagagaaaaacatctttaccgggtactttccctttgagaagactcgctgcaggagacgacgtttgtagaagggggaggagggagagttattgtttggaaggagaatcttattatattatgttatttatatattattatatattatattatagaatattaaagacagtgttattaacacgaacgctgagacaattgttgcattagagggaaaatgagagctgtttctttaaggctactatcagttggtattgaagtccagagtgaaattcattatgggtattgtacttcggaaaagactgtaaccctgctaatctatcttcataaaaacaagtaaagtggttatgcatcggctaatgttgtccatctcatcattccacgagcatcaactaacgagttgttacgctgctgccgggaaaagttaaAGCAGATAAGTAACatgatgctctcgctagggacacaggacgctaactgatgtgatgAGCTGCGTgaatagagcaaaaacaaccaacttgcctgcgattttttggtgagcgatgttcgtatcccgatatattgttcgtaaccaggggcaaaaattttgatgaactgcgattcgtaacctgaattatacgtatgccggggcgttcgtaacccgaggttccactgtacctAGAACCCAACAATGCAACAAATAATTGGCAGCTGCTACACCAGCCCTGTATCTGTACCTGGAACGTAAAGGTGCCAGCTCCTGCACATGAGTGCTTGTGTCCCTTGTGTCATACACCCGCACTGATCCGTTGCTCAAACCGGCATAAATGTAGTTGTTGTTGTCGTGACACCAACAGCAGCTCCACACGGGTTTGCCAGTGTTGTAGGCCTGTACCACAGTGTTGGTAAACAAGCTGCGGAGAAACATTGCAGCATTAAAAGACTACAAAAGAAGTGACTTACCAAAAAATGGAGCACAGTGACTGTGCTTGGTTCACTACAGGGGGATTAAACATGTGACAGAATTGTATTTGATCAAATACTAAATGCATTTGTGtcataaattgtatatattacaaTGTATAGAATATATTTGTGAACAATCTTGTATGTGTCCTTGGTAGTAGGGTCATGCTGTTCCAGTCATTCAATTACCTGTAACTAgacagccctaatataactATCATTAATGACTGCTCTGAGAGACAGAGCTTGCAAGCACATTACTGCTGCTGTACTGGTTGAATATGGAGCATCATATGGCCTATGGGAATAAGGAAATGAGTATCATACCTGGTGAGTTTGATCGTATTATCAAAGGCAGCAGAAAGCAGTAGGCCATCTTGTTGTCTGTTGAAGGCAAGGCCCCTGATCTGTTTAATGTGGATGGGAACATAATGGCTGGCTTTCAGATTCACAGTGCTGATTTTTTTCACCCCAAAGCCTGAGACACAggaaatatacagtgaggaaaaggtCATACTGTgtgatgagaaagaaaaaaaaagtgaactgtATATACTCACCAGGGACCAGCGAGGCATGAGGAGAGGGTTGAGAAGCCAAAAGGCAACTGAGCGGCTCACAGTATGACATGACACGACACCCACCAGCCTGAGAAACAAGGACAGCCTTGGAGAAAACAAAACTTCCCCTGCTTGAGGATTCGAGTCTCTGAGATAAAGACAGTATAGAGGACTGAGACTGAGTTGAGCTGGAAGGAGTCTGTGCCATTAACCTCCTTAACTCCTGCACAGATttaaaggggggggggggacgaaaaaaagaattaaaaaaccCTTCAGAAAACATAGGGCAGTGGAATAAACATGGTATGTGTATACAaacttgaaaaataaattagagTATAAAATAATAGCACATTTTGTTCATGGCATCATTTGCTTGGcatattcaacaaaaaaaaagaaaaatagaaatacagtggtcccctgaACTTCCAAAAATCCGTGAATTTTGgacgcagcccctatggtaccttagtgaatcaAGTTAGACATTGTGACTTTAATACAatgttgtgtttaaaaaaagttttatgaaatttgttagtaaaaaaaaaaaaaaaaaaaaaacagtttgataACATAGTAAATAAttagacattttaaacatattattcCTAATGTTACTGAACATccggtcccgctgcggattccagtgaattttaaaataatttgcatctcgctgttagttaggttccaaatgagaacctgcAAATTTTCCTGCGAGTCGGAGCTGCGAGTTCTGAACCGCGAATTATTGGGGGTTGACTGTacaaaattctaaatatttacAGTGATTTCAGTGTCACGTGATCATCTGCAAAGCCTGCAaagcgagtgtgtgtgcagcttaTACCTGAACCTCTTTGCGGAGTTTCCCACATTCGTCTGTTACAACCTGTAACTGAAGACGACACTGAGCAGCTTCCAGCTCTGCTTTCCTCCGCAAACTCTGCTCCTGCTCCAAAgatctacacacaaacacacctctcaATAATTTCATCaacaccaaataaaaaaaataaactaaatttaCACTTAACTCTAGTTAATCTACATTAATTCCAAATTGCAATACCTCTTTAAACTCTCCTGCTCTGTATTGTCCACTGCTCTGAGTTTATGTGCATACAACAGGACTATATCAGCTCGCTTGGCTTTCTTATTACACTGAGGGACAACAGAGCAAAAAGTTTCATTGCACAGTTAAGCATATTTGTGAGTGTTTCAAAACAATAGTTATGCCATAAACACTAGTAAAATCACTGAAGTATAgtacatataaaaagaaaataataaaaaaagtatagtcatcTATATTCATCAGGCAACCTCTTTGTCCCCTTTACTTTAATGAGGCACTAACCTGTGGGCATTTTGCTCCTTGGCCCTTCAGCCAGCGGTCAATACAGGTGAAGCCAAACAAGTGGCCACAACGCAACGTGGCCAGTCGGTGTTCACCAGATGTGGTCCAAGGTTCGAAACATATAGAGCAggtctctccctctccttcttcATTCTCAGCTCCAGCAGTCGAGAGAGAAGCGCTTTTATTGACTTCTGAGGGTGCCACAACAGGCTTTGTGGGAAAGGACAATGAGAAATCATTATAGCGCAATATCCAAAGTGTCTGGGTCTTTGCACACTTGATATGACTTACCTCAACCTCAGGCTGTACTTGTGGTTCGGCTCTCTCGGCTTCAGCAGAAACAGCAGGCACTGTGTTAAAGACAAACCCTTTCTGTTTCAAACCAAGACTTGAGCAAAAAAGAGACAATTTAACAATCTTTTAATGCAAACCTATGTCTGAGAAAGCACAACCAGAGTAACTATAGGATCAACTGAAATCCTTCACACCACTAAACTTTAAAGTTACCCTGTTTCTGACTGTTAGAAATGTTCCTTATATTTTTGAATGAATCGAAACTGAAATGATCTAAATCGAGAGGATGTAATAACATGTAAATAGCCTATGCAAAAGGGAGCACAAGAGTGTGGCAGATAAAGGTCTACCTGATGCACTGGACTGTTGAACAGGAGTAGGCTGGCTGGAGTTTAATATTGCTGAAACATCTGGCACAGGTATCGAACCTGAGGTCCCTCTATTGTGTCTTTCCTCCTCAGAATCGCTAACTTCATCTGTGCTACCCGAGAGGGGGTCTGTGTCACTTCCTGCTGACACCCTAAGTAAAAAGTCCAAAGGGCCTCTGTTCAAATGTGTAGTCTGTGTGGAGTACTGGAACCGAAGCCCTGCTCTGTAACAGAGATTCAGGTACAatcaatcaaaacaaaaatagcttattataaataaatatctccttatttacatatttaaaattttgctgAATCTGGCCACACAGGCATGCAAAGATGTTCGCGTAAGCGTCTGCTAACATTCTTCACAAGCAAACTGAACTCATACATTAAACAAAGAGTTACCGACATCAAACCAAAGTGTACTAAGAACTAATAGAAGATGTTAGTATTCATGAAAGAACAATTCAGTTACATTGTAGATCAGGATAATTTTTCGCAATTTTGTACAGAtttgtgctgtttttctttttattcaatgACGATCATGAACCATCCCCCAAATCTTCACACCAGGTGGGCATTTAACTGTTTTGTAATGCTTGAGATGGCCCATAAATGCacttaaaaatgttataaactTAACTGATTCTGataaattaatttcaaattgctttattttacatttaagagTCAAGGATTTGCAAGCTTTTGTGAAATATTGATCCGGACTTATTCCAACACCAATGACACTCACTACACATTCCTGCTCAACTCGGCATTATACCGCACTCATTTTGGAAGTGAGAAGCTCCTTTGGGAACCCCATCCATAATCCCCTTCCTGCAAGTCTCAGActaattgtgtgtatgtgattccTTGCAGACAACACACCTAGCCCTCCTTCTCCTGACAATTTGAGTTGCTATGACCCGTGGCCTGTTAATCGGAGCGGTGCTTTGTCTTTCAGGTCTTCCATTagcctcttcatcctcttccacTTCTGTACTACTCCCAGAGTCGGGGATGATAATGGGAACTTCAAGACCAACAGAACCAACTGGACTTGCAGCTCCAAAATGCGCTTCCACCTCCATATCTTCCATCTACaccataaaaacaacaaattacacacaaaaaatagaCAACCAGCAAAAGGGGTAGAGCATATAGagcttgtgttgtgtatttCCTAGTCTAGATCACTGTATGCATATGACAAACCTTCATGTGCCTAACATCACACTAGCTAACAGTAGTATGCTAACATAACCAGCTAAAGGAACAGTCTAGAACAGCAAACGTGTGCTTCTCTCAATTGTCACAGCTTCAGTTAGCTTTCATGGAATGCATGGATTTCCAGTCTAAAGGAGACAAAATACCAGGCTTTTAATACCATCACACTAGATGGGGAACCGTTCTGAAATAACGTTAGCTATTTAGCCTGAAGTGCCTTAGCTACTTCAGGACGCTGGAGCAAATAAGTCGGGTAAATTGTCTGGCTAAGAAATGAGTAACATATATCGATTTGCCtaaatttgtcttttttaccT
It encodes:
- the rfwd3 gene encoding E3 ubiquitin-protein ligase RFWD3 — protein: MEDMEVEAHFGAASPVGSVGLEVPIIIPDSGSSTEVEEDEEANGRPERQSTAPINRPRVIATQIVRRRRARAGLRFQYSTQTTHLNRGPLDFLLRVSAGSDTDPLSGSTDEVSDSEEERHNRGTSGSIPVPDVSAILNSSQPTPVQQSSASVPAVSAEAERAEPQVQPEVEPVVAPSEVNKSASLSTAGAENEEGEGETCSICFEPWTTSGEHRLATLRCGHLFGFTCIDRWLKGQGAKCPQCNKKAKRADIVLLYAHKLRAVDNTEQESLKRSLEQEQSLRRKAELEAAQCRLQLQVVTDECGKLRKEVQELRRLMAQTPSSSTQSQSSILSLSQRLESSSRGSFVFSKAVLVSQAGGCRVMSYCEPLSCLLASQPSPHASLVPGFGVKKISTVNLKASHYVPIHIKQIRGLAFNRQQDGLLLSAAFDNTIKLTSLFTNTVVQAYNTGKPVWSCCWCHDNNNYIYAGLSNGSVRVYDTRDTSTHVQELAPLRSSCPVVSLSYLPRAASSVFPSGGIIAGSLEGGCFWEQVDGTNYRQHMLPLESGGCTDIQVEPESRHCLVTYRPGRTNPSLRCVLMELNRSPHQDAAQAPVCSCSPVQTFTAGSSSKLLTKNAVFKSPAKNSTLVCAGDEGSNSTMVWDASSGALLQKLPADLPVMDICPFETNQEHYLASLTEKIIKIYKWEQSGLDRASF